The DNA segment GGCGTCGATCACCGAGCTGTCCAGCGTCGCGATGATCTGCCCGGCCTCGACCTCCTCGCCGACGCTCACCTCGACGGAGGCCACCCGGGCGGTCTCGACCGGCGAGAGCACCTCGGGCAGCGCCTCCGCGAAGCCGAAGACCCGCCCGCGCGGGCCGCTGCCCAGGTGGAGCCACAGGGCGGCTCCGAGCGTGAGCACGAAGGTGATCGCGGGGGTGGCGTCCTGGAGCGCCGAGCGGAGTCGCTGGTAGCTGTACATCGATGATCCTTGCGCGGTGATGACGACGGCGGCTGTGTCAACGAAGCGAGAGGGCCCGCGAGGGCGTGACCGACAGGCATCCTCCGCGATGGACCTCGGCCGCTAGAGATCCAGCGTCGGCTCCTGAAGCATGAGAGAGACGTCCTGCACGCCCGGGATGGCCTGGAGCTTCGCGACGAGCGCCGAGCGCAGATCGGGCGCGAGGACGGTGATCTGGTAAGCATGCTCCATCGCGGTCCCCTGCGCAGCCTCCCGGAGGGTCACCAGCGAGAAGGTCCGGCAGTGCGCGCGGAGCACCTTCGCGAGCGCGTCGTCCACCTCGGGCCCGACGGGCGCGGTGAAGCGGACCAGGCCATCCGGCTGTCGTCGCGAGCCCCAGCCGGAGAAATGGAGGAGCACGCTTCCGGCGGCGAAGATCGCGGTCCCGCCGAGGGCCGCGCCGACCGCCTGGAGCCCGCAGGCGATGCCGACGCCGAGCGCCGCGAAGACGAACATGATGTCGCGGGGATCGCGCATGGTCGTGCGGAACCGGACCGCGCTCAGGCCCACGGCGACGCCGATGCCGGCGGCGATGCTGCTGCCGACGGCGAGCATCAGCATGCAGGTGATGACGCTGCCCATCGCCATGCTGTGCACGGATGAGCGGGAGTAGGAGAGCCCGCGAAATGTGGCCATGTAGACGAGCGCGACCCCCTGGCCGAGCCCGAACGCGAGCAGGAGCGCCACGACCGCCTTGCGGAAGTCCATGGCGTTCCCCTGGGTGACCCATCCGAGCCAGTCTATCACGGCGAGCCGCTCTTTCCCGGGGCGATCGCGGGGCGCGGCGCGCGCCGAGCCCCATCCACGCGATCCACGCGCGTCCGCGTCATGGCGCCTCGGAGGCGGCCCCGCGGCCAGGGTAGGGGCGCGCTTGCTTGATGTAGAGCGTCGGCGGCTCGTCGGGGTTCGCGTCGTCGTCGAACTTGAACTCCACGTCCATCGCGTACCAGCCGTCGTTGCCGCTCGCGGGCCCGTAAGCGGGGGAGAACCGCTCGTGGATGGCGTCGAGCGCCACGCCGAGCTGATGGACCTGCGCCGTCGAGAGGACGGTCTGGCCCTCCGGCATGAGGCTCGAGTGCGTCAGGTAGGTGACCGGCTGGTTCGGCTGGTTGAAGAAGTAGAGGAACGCGTCGTTCGTCACGCCCGCGGGCGGGGCGACCACCTCCACGTCACCGCCGCTCTGCACGTTGACGTAGAACGCGGGCTGGACCCCTGCCGTGTCGAACGGGTTGTTGGTCACGGCCACGCCGTTCGCCTCCTCGGACGGGAAATTGTGGTGCACGAGCAAGGCCATCCCGATGGTCCGGTGATCGATGCCGTAATAGGTGCGCTCATCGAAGGTGCGGAGCTTCCAGGCGCTCGCGTAGGTCTTGCGGATGGCGTCGAGGACATCCTCCCAGTCCGTCGGATCGCCGGTGTTCGAGTCGTAGCAGCCGGCGCACGGGAACCCGTCGAGATCCTCGCTGTTCGTGCTGGTGCGGAAGCGCATCTTGTGCCCGGGGTAGTCCGCCTCGATCTTCGCCCGGAGGAGCTCCTGGAACTCGGCGTCGATGGGCGCGCTCTTCATGGCGTCGCGGAGCGCCTTCAGCTGCTCGTCGCGGGCCGCGGCGTCGGTGTTGAACTTCGGGTCGGCGAGCAGCGCGTCGATCTGTTCGTAGAACCCGTTCTGCTTCATGAACTGGTCATAATAGTACACCGGGATCGCGAAGGCCTTCAGGATGGGGACCTCGGGGAGCCTGGCCAGGATGGAGTAGTGGGCCGCCTTGCCGCCGAAGGCGAGCACGGCCTGCTTGATCGCGTCCCGGAGCGGCTCGCCCTCCGGCGGATCGGGGGTCACCTCCTCGATGTCGCGCAGATCGGTGACCGTCAGATCCAGCTCGGGGAGCGTGACGGGCGTGGGTTTGTGCGCCTCCCAGAACGTCTCGGCCTCCGCCTCGGTGACCTCGCGGACGCTCCAGGACGACGGCCCCGCGGTGAGCTCGACGAGCTTGTCCTTCAGCGCGAGCAGCTCGGGGCGGCTCATGGCGTTGCGCAGCCCCATGTTGGGGGTGCGCCGGTTCTGGGAGAGCACGTTGACGTGGGAGAGCGGCGTCTGGAACTCCTCGGTG comes from the Sorangium aterium genome and includes:
- a CDS encoding PEP/pyruvate-binding domain-containing protein, yielding MYKGTRITSIVTLALLAAALPGACGGSGTDDPGVTGEVCERKNADESTEFLKRIGCAADFEALASQPIDATLPGARSVKVVLDQADKNALYFQNSVLYLIHYDFVSSHLSGDALPLVPPLAEFNATEYFTPDRRFVLGAVTHYEGPDVWALELSPYDTASADMITTLFRAAKAASFFGSKLAFHPTSEAVAAEAKKLPSDIPVVSTGDLYAGIDYQPLSLGTAVGRLHFAKAADLDSEYLSHQDIVVLDEAPNDISVVQGIITEEFQTPLSHVNVLSQNRRTPNMGLRNAMSRPELLALKDKLVELTAGPSSWSVREVTEAEAETFWEAHKPTPVTLPELDLTVTDLRDIEEVTPDPPEGEPLRDAIKQAVLAFGGKAAHYSILARLPEVPILKAFAIPVYYYDQFMKQNGFYEQIDALLADPKFNTDAAARDEQLKALRDAMKSAPIDAEFQELLRAKIEADYPGHKMRFRTSTNSEDLDGFPCAGCYDSNTGDPTDWEDVLDAIRKTYASAWKLRTFDERTYYGIDHRTIGMALLVHHNFPSEEANGVAVTNNPFDTAGVQPAFYVNVQSGGDVEVVAPPAGVTNDAFLYFFNQPNQPVTYLTHSSLMPEGQTVLSTAQVHQLGVALDAIHERFSPAYGPASGNDGWYAMDVEFKFDDDANPDEPPTLYIKQARPYPGRGAASEAP
- a CDS encoding DUF4956 domain-containing protein; translated protein: MIDWLGWVTQGNAMDFRKAVVALLLAFGLGQGVALVYMATFRGLSYSRSSVHSMAMGSVITCMLMLAVGSSIAAGIGVAVGLSAVRFRTTMRDPRDIMFVFAALGVGIACGLQAVGAALGGTAIFAAGSVLLHFSGWGSRRQPDGLVRFTAPVGPEVDDALAKVLRAHCRTFSLVTLREAAQGTAMEHAYQITVLAPDLRSALVAKLQAIPGVQDVSLMLQEPTLDL